GAGTATTAGTTTTACTGTTTGCTTTCGAGAGACATGGATACTCCCACTCATCATCAGCGTGAGTGTTCCCATCATTAGAGTCCTCAATCACAGTATGAATGCTATCATGGTTAAAATCATCCTCTTTCTTTTCACCTGTGCCTTTATAATTATGCAGATTATATGTATCATAAACTTCGTGTATATCAGCCATACTAGGGTTTACCTTAATACCGGGGTCTTCCTTCGTTGATTCAATCTCTGGAGTTGAATCGGAACATTCACTCTCTTGATTCCCATCCGCATCATCCACTCCTATTTTGCGATTTCGAAGAGCCCTAGATGTCGATTCCTGAATTTTATTCTTTTTTCCCATCCAGATAACTcttaattcctccgtaatttacgggttCATATGTTTTATTCAATTACAACTTTTGGATTAATAAAACAAAACCTCTTCTTAGCACGATATGATAATATGATATGTACGGGGGAATGCAAACAAAACTGTAccatttaaatttaaatatataattatacaaaATGTAACAATACATTAAACTTTAAAACATATTCCGTATATGCTTAATTAATCAAAGGTAGTGGCTTGTTATATTACGATTTTACCGAtaattaatagatatatatatatttttttgaaaagcaaacgtaaaattttattaataataaaagtcccGATTACAAATCCCTATAAAAATCTATACAATGAAGAAAACGGAGGAAAAAAAAACATGGAAACTATAACAAACGGGAGAAAGGCCATAGAAATCAAACTATATCAAATGAAGGGAAACGAACTTGATTATCAAGCTGGGATATCGAAGCCAACAGTATCGATCAAGCGACAACAAAGTTAACAACAACTACCCCATTTAATCTATCCCACATAAGAAATAGAGAGATGTCGAAGGCCAATCCGAGGTTGTTAACCAATGCCTACGCAATGTGAAGAAGCCGAAGCGTATGAGAATGAGTTGACTTGCCATTGATGCCAGTCGATAGGGTTCTTTTTCGGGCACGTTTTGATATCCAACAAATGCTTTGCGATTGAAACTCGGAGATGATCGATACGGGGGACCATTCTTTTTTCGAAAAAACTTTTTGATTTCGATGTTTTCATAAAGTGTAGCACACGACCCATTTTGTTGCTTGCCATAATGATGAACCGAAATTATGTTGGGTGAAATGTTGGTTGTTGATTATGGCATCATTAACGTTTGAGATAGACAATGTGTTTTAGTTCCACCAAGCAAGTATAAGACGCCATATATGTTGCGATTTAGGGCATGATGTGAGGATGTGATACACGGATTCGGTAGTCAATTCGCAAAGAGGGCATAATATAGAATCAAGATCAAAGCCTCTTTTATCGAGTTCGAATCTAACCGGTAGCTTAAGATGAATGGCGCGCCAAGAAAATATGCTTATTTTTTGTGGCGTTAATTTGTTACGCGGGATAATAATAGATGAAGCATGGGCACCAAACTTTAAGTtgtttaataatgatgataaagaaTTGGTGGTGTAAATACCGGATGGGTCAAGGGTATATTTCCAAGAGTCGGGGCGATCAGAAAGGACAACGGGACAATAAGATTGTTAAGCTCCGATAATTCGTTTAAAGCACGCCCGGTTGGGCTCGTGACCAACACCAAGAATCGGCCGAAACAGTTTCGGTGTTGTAGATTCTGTCGGCGACCGATGCTTCTTTGTTTAACTCAAGCATGTATAACCTGTGAAAAATGTTGCTAAACCGATCGGATCCACACCAAATATCATTCCAAAAACTAACGGAAGTGCCTGATCCGAGATTTTTGGAGATCGATGTGGAGAATGCAGCGTCGTTGTTGTCCGCAATTTTACCagctttaataatctctttccaaaCAGTACGACCTGAAATTTTCCTGCATGAAATGTTAGTATCCAACCTCCCTTCCCCATAAATACTCGTGATAATTTTAACCCGTAAAGCGTTCGATTTATTTTTAAAATTCCATCACCATTTGCAAAGTAAAGAAATATTTTTAGCGAAAAGTGAACTAACGTTTAGGCCCCCTTTGTCATATGGTAGAATAATTTGGTTCCAAttaattttattttcaagtaaAGAACCACCACAAAAAAATTTCCGTCTTTTTTATTCGAGAATATTGATAAAGGAAGAAGGAGCGTGGAAGCGAGTAAAGTAATAAAGTGGGATACTACTAAGTATAGATTTGATGAGTGTTAGGCAGCCACCAAAGGAGATGGATTTGGCAACCCAATCGGAGAGCTGTTTATCAAATTTTTCGATGATCGGTTTCCAAGAAGAGGCGTGTGATGTGGGAACGCCAATAAGGAGGCCGAGATATGTAAATGGGAAAGTGCTGGGAGATCAGTTGATGTATCTTGCGATGGGTTCAGTTTCAAGGGGTGTAGTTTCGATGCCATAAAGTTTACTTTTTTGGAAGTTAACTTTAAGACCCAAATTTTTTTCAAAGCATTTGAGAAGTTTGAAAATATATTTGACATTTCTTTTACTCCATTCGCCGAAGGAAATAGTGTCATCATCGTATTGTAggtgagtaataataatattatcactttCGATGCTAATGCCACATAGATGACCATTGGCTAGGGCCCGTTTAGTAAGAATGTTAAGGCCTTCGGCAACAATGATAAAAAGGAATGGGGAGATAGGATCACCTTGTCGGGTACCACGTTCGGGAGAGAATTAAATGGTGGGGGAGCCGTTGACGAGAATAGAAATGAAAGAAGACGAAAGGCATGCACGAATTAGACTTATCCATTTAGAGCTGAAGCCCATGTAATGCATGGTGTTAAATAAAAAGTCTCATTCAATGCAATCGAAAGCCTTTTCGAAGTCGACCTTAAAGACAAGACCTTTGCGCTTTTTGCATATGAGCTCATCGATAATTTCGTTTGCGATAAGGACACTGTCTAAGATGTTACACCCTTTGAGAAAAGCAGTTTTATTCGTAGCCTATGACCTTATGGATAACTTTAGCGAGTCTATTAGATAGGATTTTGGTAAGGATCTTGTAATAGCTACCAATGAGGCATATGGGACGGTATTCTTTCAGGCCAATAGGATTAGGTTTCTTAGGAATGAATGTAAAGAATGATGCGTTACATCCCTTAGATATTTCAGAATTGAGCCAAAACCATTCAAGGGCATTTATAGGATCATGTTTTATAAGGTCCCAATGTTTTTTGAAGAACTTCATATTAAAGCCGTCGAGGCCTGGAGCTTTAGAACTTTCGCAGTCATGAAGGGCATCTCAGATCTCCTTTTCTTGAAACATGGATTCAAGGAAAAGGTTATCATGGGGAGAAAGGTAATCAAGGTGAGGAGCGTTATCGAAAGGACAGTGACAATTGATGTTGTTGGATTTAAGCAAATTTTTAAAATATGAGTAGGTTTCTTGTTTTATTAAATTAGGATCCTTGATCCAAGAGTAGTTAATCGATATACCATGGATATTGCTTTTAGACACACATTTTTTAATAAAATTGTGGAAGTATTTAGAGTTTTCGTCTCATTCAAGCGCTCATTTTATTCGTGAATTTTGCTTGAGCATGTtcgttttcttttttttctttatcGATGTGGGACATTTTATCCTCGATCCATTTTTTGTGTTCAGTGTCGGTTAAAGGTCTAGTTTCGGCGAGGGCTTCCATAATGTTAATGTCATTAGGAGACCTAGTATTTGAGAGTCGAGATTATCTAGTTGTATGCTATTTTTTTTAAAAGCGATTTTGACATTTTTGAGTTTGTTACGGAAGATACAATCCGGGCGAGTGCCGGACGTAGGGGTCAACCAAGCATTTTTTTATAACTGTGTCATCATCTTTAAGTTCTAGCCAAGTGTTAAAAACACAGATGGGTTTTGGACCGAAATCAACGAAAGTGTTTCTAAGAATAAATGGGACAATGATTGGAAAGGTCGCGATCGAGAGTTTTGGAGTGTATGTTCGGCCAGAATTTAGGAATATCATCGGAGATTAGGAATCTGTCAAGCTTACTGAATTTCATGGTTTTTTCGCATATCCTAGTGAATTTTTTACTGCCAAGAAGAAGGTCGATAAGACCGAATTAATAGATGATGGAGTTGAAGTGATCGGCCCATCGTTGATTGAATTCACAATTCATACGTTCGGATGGGTTTCTAACTTCGTTAAAATCACCAAATATAATGAGGGGGATGTTGATTGAATTAATAAAAGAGGATAGCTCATTCCAAAGTATTTGTTTTTTATGATTGGAGTGTGGGCCATAAACATTAATGAGGGCAAGATCGGTGTCATATCCCACCCAAGATCCGACAATGGCTAAAAAGAATTTGCCTTCGATGGCATGACTAAAGACAAAGGTATTGATATCCCAAATTAACAAGATACCACCCGAAGCTCCAATGGAGTCTTTTTAAACAAATTTAAAGTCCGAGTTGCCCCAGAAGGATTCGATTAAGGTGTCTTTGGTTTGTCCACATTTAGTTTCTTGAAGTCTTAAAATTATAGGTCTTTCTTTATTGCATAAACGTTTTAACCAATTAATTTTACCCAATTGCCCAATACCCCGAATGTTAAGAGAGATCGTACACATTATAAAAACTTACAAAAAAATGAATGGATGGAGGAGGGATCATCGATTGTTCCAACGAATACCAATACTTTGTCCGAATTCGGTCGTATTAAGGCTTTTATCCTTAGCAAAACCtgtttttttcttttctttgttcTTGACAGAAACATCCGAGGCACCAATGCTACTAGACACCCCCGAATTGTTACGTTTGGGTCATTGGTAAAACCTTAGTTTTTGACCGCTTCTTGCGAGATTCTTAATGTATGACATATTGGACCTAGGGCGTGTTTTCAAACTTTTTTTAGAGTTTCCGGATGGGGTACGTAGTGGACGTTTGTCTTTGAGGATGTCATCTTTACAAGATCTTTTAAAGGGATAAACTTTGTTTTTTAGAATTGGAATGTCAATGTTGCGGGTTTTAGAAGTAGATTTCTTTTTTGCTTTAGCTTTACCGACGGAAAGGAGAGCATCAAAGGAACTATTTCGTATGGCTTAACCTTTCATCATATTTTAATTTGTCAAACTATTTTTAATAGTAAATTCAATAAATTGTATTCTATTTTTGACAAAGATTACACGTTCTAGTGGAAGGATTAAAATTATGCATGTTACatttatttttgttatattacaTTTTTGTTTTCAATAATTATTAGAGAATATTATAACATTTCTTAAATATCCATCGAATATTTATTAACCTgtttaatccactggatatggatatagaCTGATGAAATAAAATTAAatgaatatagatatggatataaATATACGACCTTACTTGAACAGGATCTGTTTTATAGACTCGTACCTCTGTATTTTTGATTTCTAAGATATGGATATAAATATTGATATGAATGAACAATATTTAAATACATATGGATATGAATATAGTCTCAATCGATCATATCCGATGAATATAGCCTCATTCGATCCATAGCCTCAATCgatcaattaataattaataattaataattaataattaattaataataataataataataataataataataataataataataataataataataataataataataataataataataacggatcCGAAGATCAATAAGTACAATTAATACAAAGGAAACTCAAACATAGTCAAAACAAGAGGCAATAAAACACTAATATCAAAATTCCAGCTAGAACGAAAATTACTAGGAAGTAAAAACATGCCTAACAAGCAATGTCGACCACCATTGCATCAATATAATCAGAACCCTACCAACCGAAAAGCAACCCGAGTCTTCTCAAGATCAGCCAAACCACAAAAAAATGAATCTTTCTCTGAATCTAGAATCAACTCTACAATAGGGAGATCGTCTCCTCGTTCAGCCCGGAGGCTCCCCCAGAAAGAAAAAGACCCGCAAAACAATCTCATGACAATATGACAATAGAAAACCCAAAAATGCCTGGGAAACCCACAACCACCACCAACTCGGACAACTACCACCAGTTCGACCCCCGGTTCCCTCCTTCACCCGCTGTATCCAGTCACCGTTAGATGCCTTCACCAACTTGGTGAAGAAAAACCACATCCACTCAAGGAGGTAGATCTAAACAGAAAACCTCTTGTGGCCATCACCGTTCTCCGTCGTTACAGTCTTACTACCATCCATCAGCTTTCGACTACCAATAGTTGCCACCACCAACATGGTGGTAGACCACCGCAGCAGCTACTAACTGAATGTAGATGAGGTCCAACAACCTCCAATGGCCACATCAACTTCGTGGAGGACCACCGGGCGCTAATGAACACATTGAACGCCAGGAGGAGTACATGAGAAGAAAGAAGGAGCAAAGAAACACAAGAAATGGCCGACTAGTGCCCACCACCAACATGATGGTAGACTACCAACCACAGCCATAAAGAAAAAAAACAATGAGATTCGGTACCGATAATGGACCAAAAGAGGTGGCAAGAAAAAAAAAACCCATAAACAACCGTAGCCAAACTACCACGAGAAAGGCACTCGAGTTGGTTTGTTAAGGGAAAAAATAGTCTAGTTATTAGTCATTTAATAAATGTTAAAGTCTGTAATTTTCATGGCTAGAGAGAAGGTAGTCCGAAAAGACACAGACGACGTGTTGATGATTATAGTGTGATCCAACGAATTATTTTAATGGAATTGGATTTGCTAGTTAGAAAGTGGTCATGATCCGTTGAGGTCTAAAACGAATTCGGTGAAGTATGGATTATATGTTCGTAAAGAGTTAGATGGGTTGTGAGATCTGGAAACGAACTTGGTTAAACTGGAATAGGTTTTGTTGTGTTTAAAATGAACTTTCTGAACTTGAAGCACATTTGCACGCCGCGCAGATAGGTGGCGCGTCGCTCCATAAAGCGAATTTTGGAGATCGAGGCCACTTGTTGAGAAAACTAGATCACCTagtacatctgcgcgccgcgcagatgtaTGACGTGTTGCGCAGTACTACAGGCTGTCCTGAAAGGGTGGCAATCTTTGACTAAAAAGTTGTATTGTCTACTAAACGTTGTGCAGTTATTCCTAAAAGTTTAAGCACGGTTTATACATGCTTTTAGTCCTATTTTAACACCTTTTCAATGGTGTTGGTTTTCAAGTGATGTGCCATTTAAATATGGTGATTTCCAAAGGTTGCAACACTTCAGTTGCACCTTTTCGCCCATTATAAATAGAACTCTTTATTTCTGGAAATGAGTTAGACACTTTGACTAATTTAACACACTTCATACTCTCTATAATCAGATTATACAATCTATAATAGCCTGGATTTATTATCTTTTAACCAAGACAATAAATCATTCATTGTCTTATCCCAATCAAGAGTACGTGTAACCTGTGGTTAATTGGATCTAAATACTTgattaggaaagtgttcacacgattcaaggAACAATTTGGTGATTTTATTCTCAGCACTACACATTTAATTTCCGGAAAGAAGATTAAGCCATAATAAGAAGATTAAGGAGATCAAGTTGGATCGACTAGTAAACATTCAAAATAGATTAACTGATCTTATCAGTAGTAATTTGATTGTGGAAATCATGAGATTTGGCATGAATTCCAGAAGGAAACATGATTGAAAGTAATCATTCCATTAACCATTGATCATAAAATAGGCAAATTCCACATTTCCACTAAAAGGTAATCTTTTAATCTCAATTTTCTATTTTAGGTAATTTATATTTATTTGACGTTTAAATAATTGTTTTATCAAATGTTAATAAAAAATAGGAGTATCGTTAATTTTAAGTTAGAACTTCGTTAAAAAATTAACGATGTTCCATTTTTAAGTAAATCATATGCAAGCCTAATCAATGACACTTACCTAAAATAGCAAATCGTCATTGTAATTGCGTATTCAAGCTAAATAATACAACATATAATTTATTGAATTTGTGTTTGTTCACTTATGTTTATTATTTTTACTTGTGTTATTACAAACATTCAGTCGTTCAATACTTGTTTGATAGTAGCTACGATGTTGAAGTTGTAAATGGTAGATAGGATCCAAATATATATGTAGTCATTTTCACTAAATCCAGATAGTTACACTTAACAACATAACATTTTAttaattaatcataatcatatgtAACATTGTTTGAGAAAAAAAATCACAATGAAATCGAGAATCACAATTTAAACTCAATTGGCATTCAATTTAAGAACGGATCATAACTATGTTCAAGATATGAATCTATAGATGACCAAATAAACTCATCGTCGCACAAGTTCATATTCTGGCACGAATCTTGGTATACGAAATCAGACGGTAAAAGCATGCTATCACTTGATGATAGAATGTTGTTATTATCTGATAAAAAAGGCTCGTTCCAGAAGTTATCGTTCGGTGCGTAATCAGCCAGCTGTGGTGAATTCTCACTTGAACATGATGTATCTAATAAGCCATTGAACCAATTTGATGATAAGCTTGTGCTTGAAGAAGACAATGGTGAGTCAGCCAGTAAAAAATCAAAGTCTTTTATAAGTTGTAAATCTGTGTTTTCGACTGAATCATCTTTCGTGTTGGCTTGATCAGATTCGAGGGTTCCAATGGGTTGATTTTCATGTACGGTTTGTTCATCTTTCGCTCGTTTTTTCAAATGCGTGTGCCAACGATTTTTAATTTCATTGTCACTTCTCCCTGGTAAATAAGCAGACATCTCAGACCATCTGCGAGTACAAGGTTATATTTAGTTAAGCGTTAACAAATGAAATATTTGAAATTATACAATTAAAGTTTATTATGTAAATGACGTGTAGCTTAGTTGGTAATGATGCCACGACCAAATTCAGGATAACTTTTagtatatagataaataaataaataaataaataaataaatactccctccgtcccaatttaatagtccacagacaaaatggcacatagttttaggaaatcccactaacttcatttatccaccaatgaaatattttctctctccagaaccaccaatcaaatatcctctttcctttctatttatggaagtgaacTATTAATTTGGAACATTTCAAAATGGAAAAATAGGACTATTtaattgggacggaggtagtaaaTAAATAGGCGAGTATGAGATGGGATTTTTAGAATGAAGTCCTTTTTTAGACAAACATTAAATATATAAGTCTATGGCACCCCACAAATCGCTAAGTGGGTCAAGTATATATGCTCGTTACATTATGAAATTAACAGTTGATTGTGAGTCGGTGGAGGTTAATGGTTATCAACATTTTATTTTGAATATAAGTTAATTAGGATAAAAAAAAACATACTTGTTGCCAAGCTTTTTATGTAACTCAATGATCATATCTTCTTCTTCTTTCGTAAAATTTCCATGTTTTATGTTCGGACGAAGATAGTTCACCCATCGTAGCCTGCAACTCTTACCACTTCTCGACAAACCTAAACAAGAGAAACCAAACAAAATATAAGCAAGCATTccgattatattttatttaaattatgttatattatat
This window of the Rutidosis leptorrhynchoides isolate AG116_Rl617_1_P2 chromosome 7, CSIRO_AGI_Rlap_v1, whole genome shotgun sequence genome carries:
- the LOC139858758 gene encoding myb-related protein 308-like, whose protein sequence is MVKTPSYDKNGVKKGAWSEEEDEKLRAYITRYGHWNWRLLPQFAGLSRSGKSCRLRWVNYLRPNIKHGNFTKEEEDMIIELHKKLGNKWSEMSAYLPGRSDNEIKNRWHTHLKKRAKDEQTVHENQPIGTLESDQANTKDDSVENTDLQLIKDFDFLLADSPLSSSSTSLSSNWFNGLLDTSCSSENSPQLADYAPNDNFWNEPFLSDNNNILSSSDSMLLPSDFVYQDSCQNMNLCDDEFIWSSIDSYLEHSYDPFLN